The following are encoded together in the Triticum dicoccoides isolate Atlit2015 ecotype Zavitan chromosome 6B, WEW_v2.0, whole genome shotgun sequence genome:
- the LOC119325349 gene encoding putative disease resistance protein RGA3, whose protein sequence is MEAVEDTTLEAAIGWLTDTILANLPAGGKLVSWIRQAGLGNDVEELKCEVEAVEMVVSAVQGRAAGNEPLTRSLAHIKELLYEADDAVDELDHYRLQKDLQPETLLEMDGHGTQQVERSRENTDDVQSSSNGNGRLRSKEWNHFDITEFEQNGGPAKAKCKYCKTELMCTTKKGTSVLRNHLNSKGCSKKRGATHPSSSTADATMIPTPVAAGNSSSRKRLRTSQELTHITTANPNGWNKDAFFERIQDITSQLQVKREAITKLLKILGSDSGGASSNHHCHITISDARRRTSALVQGKVYGRAQERGSIKTLIKKHRSTEAVTVLPIVGIGGVGKTALAQLLYNDPALESQFDHKIWIWLNNFDEMRLTREMLECVSQESHDGLYSFPKLQEVLKRHFKSKRVLLILDDVWEDMDDCQWKRLLAPFKSDNAMGNMIIMTTRKPSVAKSRGTIGPINLGALGKDHFWQLFKSCAFGDENYEAQASLSDLGQEIAQKLKGNPLAAQTVGALLRDHLTVDHWSNILKTEDWKSLQHTGGIMSSLKLSYDELPYPVQQCWSYCSIFPYDYEYPAEDLVRLWISQGYVKHDHSSKSLEEIGRCYLTDLLNLGLFEQVERDMFSLGRLMHDFARLVSRTKCAVFDGLQCNEILPTVRHLSILTTSIYMWDDQTGNIPRSERFEFLLQNIVTSMRKLRTLVLIGEYDSFFFKAFQDVFEKAQNLRLLQISATSADFNSFLCSLVNPTRLRYLNLDDGYTEQKALPHVLRKFFHLQVLDIAFFKSLHTLHLEDCGEWKILPSLKMLQFLKRLKLSNMQRVREVLVPPLEELVLDGMLDLHICSCTSMGDMKSSLRVLEIQSCPTLEVFDLFQKGHNYEIEHKPWLPNLRKLIVYNCPHLQVQTPLPPSAIFCELLIRAVSTIMEMEGSSMETLKLYKYELPREMMALDDKILAFHNLRDIKYLEISWCTNLTSISFKGLSQFISLKSLKIVECTELFSSDDVPQQTHEDMLTTNDAALPSLESLRIEGCGITGKWLSLMLQHSPTLKELYIDHCPQLKQLKIEEEGKIQSNLLSACEASSAGYLYDASRSSVRASSGYVEDTQTSSAIDGLVHIPLNLRKITIDGCPHLIFDGSRESFAGFTSLEEEVEEDDQENGRCLFPQSLEQLVWSDYSQITLRPCFVGNLTCLKKLKVKSKSLEYLQLDSCRSLEDLEIVFCNHLVSLEGMQSLGTLRSLELFNNFRLESLQLHSCTSLESLEIRYCNSLVSLQGLRSLVNLKHLKIVESAAFYSFSTVENYEPIEGILSHSYELFPALESLEIDDLSPLNMSFCKGLTCLRSLKFTDLDATRLIDEQERLLLLLRSLQELQFKYCWEFVHLHAGLRGLPSLKTLEIIHCNRISGLPKEGLPPSLEELVIDECNDELSEKCRSLATSKLAVKIDGSYVD, encoded by the exons ATGGAGGCGGTGGAAGACACCACGCTGGAGGCCGCGATTGGGTGGCTTACAGATACAATCCTCGCAAATCTCCCAGCCGGCGGCAAGCTGGTTTCCTGGATTCGCCAAGCTGGCCTTGGCAACGACGTGGAGGAGCTCAAGTGTGAGGTGGAGGCAGTGGAGATGGTGGTTTCTGCTGTGCAGGGGAGGGCGGCCGGAAACGAGCCGCTGACCCGATCTCTTGCTCATATCAAGGAGCTGCTCTACGAAGCTGACGATGCGGTCGATGAGCTCGACCACTACAGGCTACAGAAGGATCTGCAACCAG AGACGCTGCTCGAAATGGATGGACACGGAACTCAGCAAGTTGAGAGATCTAGAGAAAATACTGATGATGTACAGAGTAGCAGCAATGGCAATGGCAGGTTACGTTCCAAGGAATGGAATCACTTTGACATCACAGAGTTTGAACAAAACGGAGGTCCTGCCAAAGCAAAATGTAAGTACTGTAAAACAGAGCTTATGTGCACAACCAAAAAGGGGACATCAGTTTTGCGCAATCATCTCAATAGCAAAGGTTGTAGCAAGAAACGTGGAGCAACTCACCCTTCTTCAAG CACTGCTGATGCTACTATGATTCCTACGCCTGTGGCAGCTGGTAATTCGTCCAGCAGGAAAAGGTTGAGAACCAGTCAGGAGTTAACACAcatcaccacagctaacccaaacggtTGGAACAAGGATGCATTTTTCGAAAGGATACAAGACATCACCAGTCAGCTGCAAGTCAAACGAGAGGCAATCACAAAGCTTCTCAAAATACTTGGGTCAGACTCTGGTGGTGCAAGTTCTAATCATCACTGTCATATTACAATCTCAGATGCACGCCGAAGAACATCAGCTCTTGTTCAAGGGAAAGTGTATGGGAGAGCTCAAGAGAGGGGATCCATCAAAACGTTGATAAAAAAACACAGATCAACTGAAGCTGTAACTGTTCTGCCTATTGTAGGCATAGGAGGAGTTGGGAAgacagctctcgctcagcttctatATAATGATCCAGCTTTGGAAAGTCAATTTGATCACAAGATATGGATTTGGCTTAACAACTTTGATGAAATGAGACTCACAAGAGAGATGTTAGAATGCGTCTCCCAAGAATCACATGATGGACTATACAGCTTTCCCAAGCTTCAGGAGGTCTTGAAGCGTCATTTTAAATCAAAGCGGGTTCTACTCATATTAGATGATGTGTGGGAAGACATGGATGATTGCCAATGGAAGAGATTATTGGCTCCTTTCAAGTCTGACAATGCAATGGGCAACATGATAATCATGACAACTAGAAAGCCGTCCGTTGCAAAGAGTAGAGGTACAATTGGACCAATTAACTTAGGTGCTTTGGGAAAGGACCATTTTTGGCAATTGTTTAAATCATGTGCGTTTGGTGACGAAAATTATGAAGCGCAAGCAAGTCTAAGTGACTTAGGACAAGAAATAGCACAAAAGTTAAAAGGGAACCCATTAGCAGCACAAACTGTCGGGGCACTATTAAGAGATCATCTTACCGTGGATCATTGGAGTAACATTCTGAAGACTGAAGATTGGAAATCCCTGCAACACACTGGTGGCATCATGTCTTCTTTGAAGCTTTCATATGATGAGCTGCCATACCCTGTACAGCAATGCTGGTCATATTGTTCTATATTCCCCTATGATTATGAATATCCTGCTGAGGATCTAGTTCGTCTTTGGATTTCTCAGGGATATGTGAAGCATGATCATTCAAGTAAGAGTTTGGAGGAGATAGGACGGTGCTATCTGACTGACTTGCTGAACCTGGGCTTGTTTGAACAGGTTGAAAGAGATATGTTCTCTCTTGGTCGCCTAATGCATGATTTTGCAAGGCTAGTTTCAAGAACCAAGTGTGCAGTTTTTGATGGTTTGCAATGCAATGAAATTTTGCCAACTGTACGCCATTTGTCTATATTAACCACTTCTATATATATGTGGGATGATCAGACTGGGAACATACCTCGCAGTGAGAGGTTCGAATTTTTATTGCAAAATATAGTCACATCAATGAGAAAACTGAGAACATTGGTGCTAATTGGGGAATATGATTCCTTTTTCTTCAAAGCATTTCAAGATGTATTTGAAAAGGCACAGAATCTGCGTCTACTGCAAATATCTGCAACATCTGCTGATTTTAATTCCTTCCTGTGTAGCTTGGTAAATCCTACACGTCTTCGGTATCTAAACCTTGATGATGGTTATACTGAGCAGAAGGCTTTGCCTCATGTTTTGAGAAAGTTTTTCCATCTTCAGGTATTGGATATTGCTTTCTTTAAGTCATTGCATACGCTTCATCTCGAGGATTGTGGAGAATGGAAAATACTTCCATCTCTGAAAATGCTTCAGTTTCTTAAAAGGTTGAAGTTGAGCAACATGCAGAGAGTAAGAGAAGTGTTGGTTCCGCCATTGGAAGAGCTGGTTTTAGATGGAATGCTAGATTTACATATATGTTCCTGTACTTCCATGGGGGATATGAAGTCTAGTTTAAGGGTGCTGGAGATCCAAAGTTGCCCTACACTTGAGGTGTTTGACCTGTTTCAGAAAGGTCATAACTACGAAATTGAGCATAAGCCATGGCTTCCCAATCTGAGGAAACTCATTGTGTACAATTGTCCTCATCTGCAAGTACAGACCCCACTTCCACCTTCAGCCATATTTTGCGAACTATTAATCAGGGCAGTTTCAACAATTATGGAGATGGAGGGATCTTCCATGGAAACATTAAAGCTTTACAAATATGAACTTCCGCGTGAGATGATGGCACTCGATGACAAAATTTTGGCATTCCATAATCTTAGGGATATCAAATACTTGGAGATATCGTGGTGCACAAACCTAACATCTATTTCATTCAAAGGATTAAGTCAGTTCATCTCTTTAAAGAGTTTGAAAATAGTGGAATGCACAGAACTTTTCTCTTCAGATGATGTGCCACAACAGACCCATGAAGACATGTTAACTACAAATGATGCTGCTCTCCCGTCTCTCGAAAGTCTTCGTATTGAAGGATGTGGAATAACGGGGAAGTGGCTATCTCTGATGCTGCAACATTCACCGactctgaaggaattgtatatagaTCACTGCCCGCAGTTGAAACAGTTAAAgatagaagaggaaggaaagattCAGTCAAACCTTCTCTCAGCTTGCGAGGCCTCGTCAGCAGGATATCTATATGATGCATCACGAAGTTCAGTCCGAGCGTCATCAGGATATGTAGAAGACACACAAACAAGCTCAGCTATAGATGGACTCGTGCACATTCCGTTGAATCTCAGAAAGATAACAATTGATGGATGCCCTCATCTAATATTTGACGGGAGTAGGGAAAGTTTTGCTGGATTTACCTCGCTTGAGGAGGAGGTAGAGGAAGACGACCAAGAGAACGGAAGATGTCTCTTCCCGCAATCACTTGAACAACTTGTTTGGTCTGATTATTCCCAAATAACGCTACGGCCTTGCTTTGTGGGTAATCTCACTTGCCTCAAAAAGTTAAAAGTAAAGAGCAAAAGTTTGGAATATCTACAGCTGGATTCCTGTAGGTCATTGGAAGATTTGGAAATTGTATTTTGCAATCATCTCGTCTCTTTGGAGGGCATGCAATCGCTTGGAACCCTCAGGTCTTTGGAATTATTTAATAACTTCAGATTAGAATCTCTACAGCTGCATTCCTGCACATCGCTGGAAAGTTTGGAAATTCGGTATTGTAATTCGCTCGTCTCATTACAGGGCTTACGATCCCTCGTGAACCTCAAGCATTTGAAAATAGTTGAGTCTGCTGCCTTTTATTCCTTTAGCACAGTGGAGAATTATGAGCCAATTGAGGGGATTTTGAGTCATAGCTATGAATTATTCCCCGCACTGGAAAGTCTCGAGATCGATGACTTGTCTCCCCTTAACATGTCATTCTGCAAGGGCCTCACCTGCCTTCGAAGCTTAAAGTTTACTGATTTGGATGCAACGAGACTAATAGATGAGCAAGAGAGATTGCTTCTCCTCCTCAGGTCCCTGCAAGAGCTCCAATTTAAGTATTGTTGGGAATTCGTACATCTTCATGCGGGGCTGAGGGGCCTCCCTTCCCTTAAGACGTTGGAGATCATACATTGTAATCGCATATCAGGGCTTCCGAAGGAGGGCCTCCCACCTTCACTGGAAGAACTGGTGATCGACGAGTGCAACGACGAGTTATCAGAAAAATGTAGATCGCTAGCAACAAGCAAGCTAGCGGTCAAAATTGACGGGAGCTATGTGGATTGA